The following are encoded together in the Anomalospiza imberbis isolate Cuckoo-Finch-1a 21T00152 unplaced genomic scaffold, ASM3175350v1 scaffold_191, whole genome shotgun sequence genome:
- the LOC137466373 gene encoding olfactory receptor 14J1-like, whose product MYNSSSISHFLLLALADTRQLQLLHFCLFLGISLAALLGNGLIISAVACGHHLHTPMFFFLLNLALSDLGSICTTVPKAMHNSLWGTSTISYSGCAAQLFLIIFFLGTELSLLTIMCYDRYVSICKPLHYGTLLGSRACAHMAAAAWASAFLNALLHTANTFSLPLCHGNALGQFFCEIPHILKLSCSKSHLRELGLLAVSVCFAFGCFAFIVFSYVQIFRAVLRIPSEQGRHKAFSTCLPHLAVVSLFISTAVFAYLKPPSISSPSLDLALSVLYSVVPPALNPLIYSLRNQELKAAVWTLMTGCFQGH is encoded by the coding sequence atgtacaacagcagctccatcagccacttcctcctgctggcactggcagacacgcggcagctgcagctcctgcacttctgcctcttcctgggcatctccctggctgccctcctgggcaacggcctcatcatcagcgccgtagcctgcggccaccacctgcacacgcccatgttcttcttcctgctcaacctggccctcagcgacctgggctccatctgcaccactgtccccaaagccatgcacaattccctctggggcaccagcaccatctcctactcaggatgtgctgctcagctttttctgattatcttcttccttggaacagagctttccctcctgaccatcatgtgctacgaccgctacgtatccatctgcaaacccctgcactacgggaccctcctgggcagcagagcttgtgcccacatggcagcagctgcctgggccagtgcctttctcaatgctctgctgcacacggccaatacattttccctgcccctgtgccatggcaatgccctgggccagttcttctgtgaaatcccacacatcctcaagctctcctgctccaaatctcacctcagggaacttggacTTCTTGCTGTTAGTGTGTGTTTCGCATTTGGTTGTTTTGcgttcattgttttctcctatgtgcagatcttcagggccgtgctgaggatcccctctgagcagggacggcacaaagccttttccacctgcctccctcacctggccgtggtctctctgtttatcagcactgcagtgtttgcctacctgaagcccccctccatctcctccccatccctggatctggccctgtcagttctgtactcagtggtgcctccagccctgaaccccctcatctacagcctgaggaaccaggagctcaaggctgcagtgtggacactgatgactggatgctttcagggacattaa